One region of Polaribacter pectinis genomic DNA includes:
- the pckA gene encoding phosphoenolpyruvate carboxykinase (ATP) yields MKTKSIIPEKSDLGVYGIKNVTTKWNLPPEELQRITVEKGMGRETKNGTLAINTGKFTGRSPQDRFIVKDEYTADKVWWGKTNKPISSENFNKLQINVQEYLSNRELYVRDGYVCADPTYKTNIRTITEFPWSNLFVYNMFLRPSEEEQKVFDEDWLILCAPGYVCEDPKAYGIRQGNFSIINFTKKIALIGGSAYTGEMKKGIFSALNLILPIERNVLPMHCSANVGENGDTAIFFGLSGTGKTTLSADPNRKLIGDDEHGWTAENNIFNFEGGCYAKVIDLTEEKEPDIFRAIKPGALLENVVFNDNNDVDYMSGEITQNTRVSYPIYHIDNIQEPSFAGNPKNIFFLTCDAFGVLPPVSKLTPGQAAYHFISGYTAKVAGTEAGITEPVPSFSACFGEPFMPLHPTKYAEMLSKKMTDAGVNVWLINTGWSGGPHGIGSRIKLKYTRAMITEILNGSLDNVEFEQHPIFGLFMPKYCPNVPTEMLDPMNTWLQKGAYISKAIHLAHFFHLNFEKFANEASEQIIEGGPLIDEHHHLDHM; encoded by the coding sequence ATGAAAACAAAATCAATTATTCCAGAAAAATCAGATTTAGGAGTTTACGGTATCAAAAACGTAACTACAAAATGGAACTTACCACCAGAAGAACTTCAGAGAATAACTGTAGAAAAAGGAATGGGAAGAGAAACAAAAAACGGAACTTTGGCAATTAATACTGGAAAATTTACAGGTAGATCTCCTCAAGACAGATTTATTGTAAAAGATGAGTATACAGCAGACAAAGTTTGGTGGGGAAAAACCAACAAACCTATTTCTTCAGAAAACTTTAATAAACTTCAAATCAATGTACAAGAATATTTATCAAATAGAGAATTGTATGTAAGAGATGGTTATGTATGTGCAGACCCAACTTACAAAACAAATATTAGAACTATAACAGAATTTCCTTGGTCTAACTTATTTGTTTACAATATGTTTTTGAGACCTTCTGAAGAAGAACAAAAAGTTTTTGATGAAGATTGGTTAATTTTATGTGCACCAGGTTATGTTTGTGAAGACCCAAAAGCTTACGGTATTCGTCAAGGAAATTTTTCTATTATTAATTTTACAAAAAAAATAGCTTTAATTGGTGGTTCTGCATATACAGGAGAAATGAAAAAAGGTATTTTCTCTGCATTAAACTTAATCTTACCAATTGAGAGAAATGTTTTACCAATGCATTGTTCTGCAAATGTTGGCGAAAATGGAGATACAGCTATTTTCTTCGGATTATCTGGAACAGGAAAAACAACATTATCTGCAGATCCAAATAGAAAATTAATTGGTGATGATGAGCATGGATGGACAGCAGAAAATAATATTTTTAATTTTGAAGGTGGTTGTTATGCAAAAGTTATAGACCTAACAGAAGAAAAAGAACCAGATATTTTTAGAGCAATAAAACCTGGTGCTTTGCTAGAAAATGTTGTTTTTAACGATAATAACGATGTAGATTACATGAGTGGCGAAATCACACAAAATACACGTGTAAGCTACCCTATATATCATATAGATAATATCCAAGAACCTTCATTTGCAGGAAATCCTAAAAACATTTTCTTTTTAACTTGTGATGCTTTTGGTGTTTTACCTCCAGTTTCTAAATTAACTCCAGGGCAAGCTGCTTATCACTTTATATCTGGTTACACTGCAAAAGTAGCAGGTACAGAAGCTGGTATAACAGAACCAGTACCTTCTTTCTCTGCTTGTTTTGGCGAACCTTTTATGCCATTGCACCCAACCAAATATGCAGAAATGTTAAGTAAAAAAATGACAGATGCTGGTGTAAATGTTTGGTTAATTAATACAGGTTGGTCTGGTGGGCCTCATGGAATTGGTTCTCGTATTAAATTAAAATATACAAGAGCTATGATTACAGAAATCTTAAACGGAAGTTTAGATAATGTAGAATTTGAACAACATCCAATTTTTGGTTTATTTATGCCAAAATATTGTCCTAATGTTCCAACAGAAATGTTAGACCCAATGAACACTTGGTTACAAAAAGGTGCTTACATTAGTAAAGCAATCCATTTAGCACATTTCTTCCACTTAAACTTCGAAAAATTTGCTAATGAAGCTTCAGAACAAATTATAGAAGGTGGTCCATTAATCGATGAACATCATCATTTAGATCATATGTAG
- a CDS encoding DUF2490 domain-containing protein, producing the protein MKKVILIGILIFSFLNFNAQTKSEKKFGSWYMYYGNHTISNNWSVLTGFEERNYQTFQNYNLILYNVGVNYKISKKFIATISYMYLDIDRTFDPDVDPNTIENRHYEQILYVTKHFKLPFSHRLRIEHRHLNSMGIKSLRNRVRYRLKTKISLNKRFYITASNESFFNFNGNLYAENRFYSAFGLKASKAISLEVGYLGHYINDLHLDRLQVGLFLKTDFRKKAKI; encoded by the coding sequence ATGAAGAAGGTAATTTTAATAGGTATCTTAATTTTTTCATTCTTAAATTTTAACGCCCAAACTAAATCAGAAAAAAAATTTGGAAGCTGGTATATGTATTATGGTAATCATACAATTTCAAATAATTGGAGCGTTTTAACAGGGTTTGAAGAGAGAAACTATCAAACTTTTCAAAACTATAATTTAATACTTTATAATGTTGGTGTTAACTATAAAATTTCTAAAAAATTTATAGCAACAATAAGTTATATGTATTTAGATATTGACAGAACTTTTGATCCAGATGTAGACCCTAACACCATAGAAAACAGACATTATGAACAGATTTTGTATGTAACTAAACATTTTAAACTTCCATTTTCTCATCGATTGAGAATTGAACACAGACACCTAAATTCTATGGGAATAAAATCATTAAGAAACAGAGTTAGATATAGATTAAAAACTAAAATCTCTTTAAATAAAAGGTTTTACATAACAGCAAGTAATGAATCTTTCTTTAATTTTAACGGAAATCTATATGCAGAAAACAGGTTTTATTCTGCCTTCGGATTAAAAGCTTCAAAAGCTATTTCTTTAGAAGTAGGCTATTTGGGTCATTACATAAATGACCTCCATTTAGACAGATTACAAGTTGGTTTGTTTTTGAAAACAGATTTTAGAAAAAAAGCAAAGATTTAA
- a CDS encoding trans-sulfuration enzyme family protein — protein sequence MKNSKKLGINTICAHVGEVKDEQFKGAISPIFMSTSYAFDGVDTKRYPRYFNTPNQEMLCKKIAALEKTDNALIFGSGMAAISHTLFAFLQKGDHIILQQTLYGGTYNFVVEEFDKFGIEYSFTKSLSITDFEKEIKKNTKVIYIETPSNPLLTITDMKAVSKLAKKKGIVTMIDNTFASPVNQTPVDFGIDIIIHSATKYMGGHSDILAGAVAASEEHILRVWNVAKNLGGSLSDFTVWMLERSLKTMSLRVKRQNKNALKMAKYLAVNPDVYHVYYPGLKGHPDYKLAKKQMKNFGGMLSFEFVDGIDAMKFQNNLKLIKPSMSLAGVESTMLSPTHTSHALLSAEERAIQGIKDGLIRFSVGIEETKDLIADIEQAIEKAKN from the coding sequence ATGAAGAATTCAAAAAAACTAGGAATAAATACAATTTGCGCACATGTTGGCGAAGTAAAAGACGAGCAATTTAAAGGAGCTATTTCTCCTATTTTTATGTCTACTTCTTATGCTTTTGATGGTGTAGATACAAAACGTTACCCACGATACTTTAATACGCCAAATCAAGAAATGTTATGCAAAAAAATTGCAGCTTTAGAAAAAACAGACAATGCTTTAATTTTTGGTTCTGGAATGGCCGCAATAAGCCATACTTTATTTGCTTTTTTACAAAAAGGAGATCATATTATTTTACAACAAACATTGTATGGAGGAACGTACAATTTTGTTGTTGAAGAGTTTGATAAATTCGGAATCGAATATTCTTTCACTAAAAGTTTATCAATCACAGATTTTGAGAAAGAAATCAAAAAAAACACGAAGGTTATTTATATAGAAACGCCATCCAATCCGTTATTAACAATTACAGATATGAAAGCAGTTTCTAAATTGGCAAAAAAGAAAGGAATTGTAACAATGATAGACAATACTTTTGCTTCGCCTGTAAATCAAACTCCTGTAGATTTCGGGATCGATATTATAATTCATTCTGCTACAAAATATATGGGTGGACATTCAGATATTCTGGCAGGAGCAGTTGCAGCTTCAGAAGAACACATTTTAAGAGTTTGGAATGTTGCTAAAAATTTAGGTGGAAGTTTAAGTGACTTTACAGTTTGGATGCTAGAAAGAAGCTTAAAAACAATGAGTTTACGTGTAAAACGCCAGAATAAAAATGCTTTAAAAATGGCGAAGTATTTAGCGGTAAATCCAGATGTGTATCATGTTTATTATCCTGGTTTAAAAGGACACCCAGATTATAAATTAGCAAAAAAACAAATGAAAAACTTTGGTGGTATGTTATCTTTTGAATTTGTAGATGGAATTGATGCTATGAAATTTCAAAATAATTTAAAGTTGATAAAACCTTCAATGAGTTTGGCTGGTGTAGAAAGCACAATGTTAAGTCCAACTCATACTTCTCATGCATTGTTATCTGCAGAAGAAAGAGCAATACAAGGCATTAAAGATGGTCTCATTCGTTTTTCTGTTGGAATAGAAGAAACCAAAGATTTAATTGCAGACATTGAACAAGCAATTGAAAAAGCAAAGAATTAA
- a CDS encoding Rossmann-like and DUF2520 domain-containing protein, with amino-acid sequence MISVVIIGNGNVGTHLYNAFLNVDTIAVTQINSRKLENIPQADITIIAVSDDVIAEISSKIKNSFVVHTSGSVSMSDLKNKTNKGVFYMLQTFSKDKKINFPEVPFCLEAEKESDYQLLEKLAKSLGNNIYPINSEQRKAIHVAAVFVNNFTNNMYKIGNDICNKNNVPFEILQPLIQETAVKIKTLSPEEAQTGPAIRKDKKTIKNHLDLLNKEQQKIYKIITKSIQNGN; translated from the coding sequence ATGATTTCAGTAGTTATAATAGGTAATGGAAATGTAGGAACACATTTATACAATGCATTTTTAAATGTTGATACAATAGCTGTTACTCAAATTAATTCAAGGAAATTAGAAAATATACCTCAAGCAGATATAACAATCATTGCTGTTTCAGATGATGTAATTGCAGAAATTTCATCAAAAATTAAAAACTCTTTTGTAGTACATACTTCTGGAAGTGTTTCTATGTCTGATTTAAAAAACAAAACCAATAAAGGTGTTTTTTACATGCTACAAACATTTTCTAAAGATAAAAAAATTAATTTTCCTGAAGTTCCTTTCTGTTTAGAAGCAGAAAAAGAAAGTGACTATCAATTGTTAGAAAAATTAGCAAAATCTTTAGGCAATAATATTTATCCTATTAATTCTGAACAACGAAAAGCAATTCATGTTGCTGCTGTTTTTGTAAATAATTTCACCAATAACATGTATAAAATTGGGAATGATATTTGCAATAAAAATAATGTTCCTTTTGAAATTTTACAACCTTTAATTCAAGAAACTGCTGTAAAAATTAAAACATTATCACCAGAAGAAGCACAAACTGGACCTGCAATTAGAAAAGACAAAAAAACAATAAAGAATCATTTAGATTTGTTAAATAAAGAGCAACAAAAAATCTATAAAATCATAACAAAATCAATCCAAAATGGAAATTAG
- a CDS encoding KdsC family phosphatase: protein MEISFKQLLPKINTFIFDVDGVLTNGMLTIMPDGELVRHMNVKDGYAMKNALNKGFRVCIISGGTNEGVRKRLAALGIEDIYLGAHDKIKQYQELVEKYNLQPENVLYMGDDVPDYPVMKLVGLPACPNDAVQEIQSLSKYISNKKGGEGCVRDVIEQVLRVQQKWDENFDASL, encoded by the coding sequence ATGGAAATTAGCTTTAAACAATTATTACCAAAAATAAATACTTTCATTTTTGATGTAGATGGAGTTCTTACAAACGGAATGTTAACCATAATGCCAGATGGAGAATTAGTAAGACACATGAATGTAAAAGATGGTTATGCCATGAAAAACGCTTTAAATAAAGGATTTAGAGTTTGTATTATTTCTGGAGGAACTAATGAAGGTGTTAGAAAAAGGTTGGCTGCTTTAGGTATAGAAGACATTTATTTGGGGGCTCATGATAAAATTAAACAATATCAAGAATTGGTAGAAAAATACAATTTACAACCAGAAAATGTATTATATATGGGAGATGATGTTCCAGATTATCCTGTAATGAAATTGGTTGGGTTGCCAGCTTGCCCAAATGATGCTGTTCAAGAAATACAAAGTCTTTCTAAATACATTTCTAATAAAAAAGGTGGTGAAGGTTGTGTGAGAGATGTTATCGAACAAGTTTTACGAGTACAACAAAAATGGGATGAAAATTTCGATGCCAGTTTATAA
- a CDS encoding DUF2147 domain-containing protein: MKKLFFTFLFIATTISISSQTIFGKWNSRSEEGVVDSVLEIYEKDGKAFAKVVEIMNPDRKDARCVDCEGEYKDKPIMGLDILSGLEKEEDKDEWSGGTIVDPRNGNTYKCYIKLVKPNKLKLRGYIGFSLFGKTAYWERAK; encoded by the coding sequence ATGAAAAAATTATTTTTTACATTTTTATTTATTGCAACTACTATATCTATAAGTTCTCAAACAATTTTTGGCAAATGGAATTCTAGAAGTGAAGAAGGTGTTGTTGATTCTGTTTTAGAAATCTATGAAAAAGACGGAAAAGCGTTTGCAAAAGTTGTAGAAATAATGAATCCTGATAGAAAAGATGCACGTTGTGTAGATTGCGAAGGTGAATATAAAGATAAACCAATTATGGGTTTAGACATCTTATCTGGTTTAGAAAAAGAAGAAGATAAAGATGAATGGTCTGGAGGTACAATTGTAGATCCAAGAAATGGAAATACATACAAATGCTATATTAAATTAGTAAAACCAAACAAATTAAAACTTCGTGGTTATATTGGTTTTTCTCTTTTCGGTAAAACGGCTTATTGGGAAAGAGCGAAATAG
- a CDS encoding protein-L-isoaspartate(D-aspartate) O-methyltransferase — protein MKDTSKHQGRRNQLATVLKAKGITDENVLNAVRKIPRHLFIDSSFEDHAYQDKAFPIAADQTISQPYTVAFQSQTLEIKPEDKVLEIGTGSGYQTAVLLELKAEVYSIERQKELFKRTSLFLPKLGYKPKKFIFGDGYKGLKEKAPFDKIIVTAGAPYVPNPLLSQLKIGGKLLIPVGDKTQIMTLFIRKSAKEFEKHELGDFAFVPMLEEKN, from the coding sequence GTGAAAGATACTTCAAAACATCAAGGTCGTAGAAATCAGTTAGCTACTGTTTTAAAAGCAAAAGGTATTACAGACGAAAATGTATTAAATGCTGTGCGTAAAATTCCACGACATTTATTTATAGACTCAAGTTTCGAAGATCATGCTTATCAAGATAAGGCATTCCCAATTGCTGCAGATCAAACCATTTCTCAACCTTATACAGTTGCTTTTCAATCGCAAACTTTAGAAATAAAACCAGAGGACAAAGTGTTGGAAATTGGAACTGGTTCTGGATATCAAACCGCAGTTTTATTGGAATTAAAAGCAGAAGTTTATTCAATAGAAAGACAAAAAGAATTGTTTAAAAGAACCTCTTTATTTTTACCAAAATTAGGTTATAAACCCAAGAAATTTATTTTTGGAGATGGTTATAAAGGTTTAAAAGAAAAAGCACCTTTTGATAAAATTATTGTAACTGCTGGTGCACCTTATGTTCCAAATCCTTTATTATCGCAATTAAAAATAGGAGGGAAGTTGTTAATTCCTGTGGGAGACAAAACACAAATTATGACTTTATTTATCAGAAAGTCTGCTAAAGAATTCGAAAAACATGAGTTAGGTGATTTTGCTTTTGTGCCTATGTTAGAAGAGAAAAACTAA
- a CDS encoding Gfo/Idh/MocA family protein, which produces MLKAGVLGAGHLGKIHLRLLQESEKYELVGFYDPFTENAQKVAKEYGYKLFDSMESLMDAVEVVDIVTPTLSHFECAKMAIEKGCHIFVEKPITKTVLEAEAIKTLASQYHVIGQVGHVERFNPAFTAVSDKINNPMFIETHRLAEFNPRGTDVPVVLDLMIHDIDIILSVVDSKVKNVHASGISVISETPDIANARIEFENGCVANLTASRISMKNMRKSRFFQKDAYISVDFLEKVSEVVRMKDVPENPDEFAMILQNAEGVKKQIYFDNPEVEANNAILDELESFADAIENGTKPVVSLSAGTEALRVAQMVIDCF; this is translated from the coding sequence ATGCTAAAAGCTGGAGTTTTAGGTGCTGGACATCTAGGAAAAATACATCTTCGTTTATTACAAGAATCTGAAAAATATGAGTTGGTCGGTTTTTACGATCCTTTTACAGAAAATGCGCAAAAAGTAGCCAAAGAATATGGTTACAAATTGTTCGATTCTATGGAAAGTTTAATGGATGCTGTAGAAGTTGTAGATATTGTAACTCCAACTTTATCTCATTTCGAATGTGCAAAAATGGCCATTGAAAAAGGCTGTCATATTTTTGTTGAAAAACCAATTACCAAAACTGTTTTAGAAGCAGAAGCAATAAAAACGTTAGCAAGCCAATATCATGTAATTGGTCAAGTGGGGCATGTAGAACGTTTTAACCCTGCTTTTACTGCTGTAAGTGATAAAATAAACAACCCAATGTTTATTGAAACACACAGATTGGCTGAATTTAATCCAAGAGGAACAGATGTTCCTGTGGTTTTAGATTTAATGATTCATGATATTGATATTATTCTTTCTGTGGTAGATTCTAAAGTGAAGAATGTTCACGCAAGTGGAATTTCTGTAATTTCTGAAACGCCTGATATTGCAAACGCAAGAATTGAGTTCGAAAATGGTTGTGTTGCAAATTTAACCGCAAGCAGAATTTCGATGAAGAACATGCGTAAATCAAGATTTTTTCAAAAAGACGCTTATATATCTGTTGATTTTTTAGAGAAAGTTTCTGAAGTTGTAAGAATGAAAGATGTTCCTGAAAATCCGGATGAATTTGCGATGATTCTACAAAATGCAGAAGGTGTAAAAAAACAAATTTATTTTGATAATCCTGAAGTGGAAGCAAATAACGCAATTCTAGACGAGTTAGAATCTTTTGCTGATGCAATTGAAAATGGAACAAAACCAGTAGTTTCTTTAAGCGCAGGAACTGAAGCTTTACGTGTTGCTCAAATGGTAATTGACTGTTTTTAG
- a CDS encoding 3-hydroxybutyryl-CoA dehydrogenase: MKNIAVIGAGTMGNGIAHTFAQFNYNVHLIDVSQGALDKGMATISKNLDRMVAKEKISEADKTQTLANITTFTAIKDGAKNVDLVVEAATENVSLKSKIFKELDEVCDENTILATNTSSISITQIAAVTNRPEKVIGMHFMNPVPIMKLVEIIRGYNTTDDVMNTIVDLSKKVNKIPVEVNDYPGFVANRILMPMINESIETLYNGVAGVKEIDTVMMLGMAHPMGPLQLADFIGLDVCLSILNVMHDGFKNPKYAPCPLLVNMVMAGKLGIKSGEGFYDYSESRKAETVAKMFS; this comes from the coding sequence ATGAAAAACATAGCAGTAATTGGTGCTGGAACCATGGGAAATGGAATCGCACATACATTTGCACAATTCAATTATAATGTACATTTAATCGATGTTTCGCAAGGAGCATTGGACAAAGGAATGGCAACAATCTCTAAAAATTTAGACAGAATGGTTGCCAAAGAAAAAATTTCTGAAGCTGATAAAACACAAACATTAGCAAACATTACCACTTTTACAGCAATAAAAGATGGTGCTAAAAATGTAGATTTAGTTGTGGAAGCTGCCACAGAAAATGTTTCTTTAAAATCGAAAATATTTAAAGAATTGGATGAAGTTTGCGACGAAAACACAATTTTAGCGACAAATACTTCATCAATTTCTATTACACAAATTGCAGCAGTTACCAATAGACCGGAAAAAGTAATTGGAATGCACTTTATGAATCCTGTTCCAATTATGAAATTGGTAGAAATTATTAGAGGTTACAATACTACTGATGATGTGATGAATACGATTGTAGATTTGTCTAAAAAAGTGAATAAAATTCCAGTTGAAGTGAATGATTATCCTGGTTTTGTTGCCAACAGAATCTTAATGCCAATGATTAACGAGTCTATTGAAACGCTTTATAATGGCGTTGCTGGTGTTAAAGAAATTGACACAGTTATGATGTTAGGAATGGCACATCCAATGGGACCTTTACAATTGGCAGATTTTATTGGTTTAGATGTTTGTTTGTCTATTTTAAATGTAATGCATGATGGTTTTAAAAACCCTAAATATGCTCCTTGTCCGTTACTAGTAAATATGGTAATGGCTGGAAAATTAGGAATAAAATCTGGCGAAGGATTTTATGATTATTCAGAGAGCAGAAAAGCGGAAACTGTTGCTAAAATGTTTTCTTAA
- a CDS encoding acyloxyacyl hydrolase, whose amino-acid sequence MKNKFSLVVLLFCFSISFYAQKVKKNRLIPYKIGVLYNYGTEENFIFNDKDYSYSTNTYKGQAFYKLGNWKGLEIELIVQPQFQFLKHQLLNLFYVEPDEDDYLQKREEFSRKKNMHLYAIEFGFAAKKKLTNKLDLQGTISLGFSYIDTRSERLAKGFTFIENFSVGFSYQTSNKTFLYLGSNFGHVSNLNFLSPNDGYNILGMEIGFSYKL is encoded by the coding sequence ATGAAGAATAAATTTTCTTTAGTTGTATTGCTATTTTGTTTTTCAATTTCCTTTTACGCACAAAAAGTAAAAAAAAACAGACTAATACCTTATAAAATAGGTGTTTTATACAATTATGGCACTGAAGAAAATTTTATATTTAATGATAAAGACTATTCTTATTCAACAAATACTTATAAAGGACAGGCTTTTTATAAATTAGGCAATTGGAAAGGTTTAGAAATTGAATTAATTGTGCAACCTCAATTTCAGTTTTTAAAACATCAACTTTTAAATTTATTTTATGTAGAACCTGATGAAGATGATTATCTACAAAAAAGAGAAGAATTTAGTCGAAAAAAAAACATGCATTTATATGCTATAGAATTTGGTTTTGCTGCTAAAAAAAAGTTAACTAATAAGTTAGATTTACAAGGAACAATAAGTTTGGGCTTCTCTTATATTGATACAAGAAGTGAAAGATTAGCTAAAGGTTTTACTTTTATTGAAAATTTTTCTGTTGGTTTTTCATATCAAACTTCTAACAAAACATTTTTATATCTAGGTTCTAATTTCGGACATGTTTCCAACTTAAATTTTCTATCACCTAATGATGGCTACAATATTTTAGGTATGGAAATAGGTTTTTCTTATAAATTATAA
- a CDS encoding Dps family protein, with amino-acid sequence MNKSILGLDKKESANLVDNLNGLLSNFQIYYQNLRGLHWNIKGKNFFELHVKFEEFYTDSQVKIDDIAERILTLQGKPLHTFTDYIDNSSVPVGKDISNDVEAVNLIVNSLSELLKIEREILDLSDEANDEGTNSMMSDFIAEQEKTIWMLNSWLGK; translated from the coding sequence ATGAACAAATCAATATTAGGATTAGATAAAAAAGAAAGCGCAAATTTAGTAGATAATTTGAATGGATTATTATCGAATTTTCAAATATACTATCAGAATTTAAGAGGCTTACATTGGAATATTAAAGGAAAAAATTTCTTTGAATTGCATGTTAAATTTGAAGAGTTTTATACAGATTCTCAAGTAAAAATAGATGATATAGCTGAACGTATTTTAACTTTGCAAGGCAAGCCATTACACACTTTTACAGATTATATAGATAATTCTTCTGTACCAGTTGGTAAGGATATTTCTAATGATGTAGAAGCAGTTAATTTGATTGTAAATTCTTTATCTGAATTATTAAAAATAGAAAGAGAAATTTTAGATTTATCAGACGAAGCAAATGATGAAGGAACAAATTCTATGATGAGTGATTTTATTGCTGAACAAGAAAAAACAATTTGGATGTTGAACTCTTGGTTAGGTAAATAG
- a CDS encoding hydrogen peroxide-inducible genes activator, with amino-acid sequence MTITQLKYVLSVSEYQNFTVAAEHSFVTQPTLSMQIQKLEDELDVKIFNRSKKPIELTQVGKKIVEQAKVIVDESNRILDIVHQQKGFIGGEFKLGIIPTIMPTLLPMFLNNFTKKYPKVKLIIEELTTEEIIRKLTDGHIDAAIAATPLENESIKERPLYYEPFVGLVPQNHRLFNEKVINPDELEMDDILLLEDGHCFKESVINLCRTFKTDNKKSFQLASGSFDTLIKLTKEGLGMTLLPYLHTLDLNDVDKSHLREFTNPPPAREVSLIYHKSQLKMQLIEALKKSIDGVIRGAISFSDVKIISPLQKN; translated from the coding sequence ATGACAATCACCCAATTGAAATACGTCTTATCCGTATCAGAATATCAAAATTTTACGGTTGCAGCAGAACATAGTTTTGTAACTCAACCTACATTAAGCATGCAAATTCAGAAATTAGAAGACGAATTGGATGTAAAAATATTTAATAGGTCTAAAAAACCAATCGAATTAACACAAGTTGGAAAAAAAATTGTAGAACAAGCTAAAGTTATTGTAGATGAAAGCAATAGAATTTTAGACATTGTACATCAACAAAAAGGTTTTATTGGAGGTGAGTTTAAATTGGGGATTATTCCAACAATTATGCCTACCTTATTACCAATGTTCTTAAATAATTTCACAAAGAAATACCCGAAAGTAAAACTAATTATAGAAGAGTTAACAACTGAAGAAATTATTAGAAAACTAACAGACGGACATATAGACGCTGCTATTGCTGCGACACCTCTAGAGAACGAATCTATTAAAGAAAGACCTTTATATTACGAGCCTTTTGTTGGTTTAGTTCCGCAAAATCATCGTCTTTTTAATGAAAAAGTAATAAATCCTGATGAATTAGAGATGGATGATATTTTATTGTTAGAAGATGGACATTGTTTTAAGGAAAGTGTAATTAATTTGTGTAGAACTTTTAAAACTGATAACAAAAAATCATTTCAATTAGCAAGTGGAAGTTTTGATACATTAATTAAACTAACCAAAGAAGGTTTAGGAATGACACTTCTACCCTATTTACATACACTAGATTTGAATGATGTTGATAAATCTCATTTACGCGAATTTACAAATCCACCACCTGCAAGAGAAGTAAGTTTAATCTACCATAAATCTCAATTAAAAATGCAGTTAATAGAAGCTTTAAAAAAGAGTATTGATGGTGTCATTAGAGGTGCTATTTCTTTTTCTGATGTAAAAATTATTAGTCCACTTCAGAAAAATTAA